Proteins encoded in a region of the Alosa sapidissima isolate fAloSap1 chromosome 19, fAloSap1.pri, whole genome shotgun sequence genome:
- the rdh14a gene encoding retinol dehydrogenase 14a: MMRGKTIVVTGANSGIGKATTVEMLKQQGRVIMACRDQVKAEEAVREIVKEAGGQDNGEVLIKHLDLASLKSVHTFCEEIIKEEPRIDVLINNAGIYQCPYTKTEDGFEMQFGVNHLGHFLLTHLLLELLKQSAPSRIVVVSSKLYKYGEINFEDLNSEQSYDKAFAYGRSKLANLLFTHELAHRLADTGVTVNALTPGIVRTNLGRHIQIPLLAKPLFNLASRAFFKSPQEGAQTSVYLACSPDVEGVQGKCFANCQPQELLPKATDEDIAKKLWDISEVMVRITT; encoded by the exons ATGATGCGAGGAAAAACTATAGTAGTAACTGGGGCCAACAGTGGCATAGGAAAAGCTACAACTGTTGAAATGCTAAAGCAGCAGGGACGTGTTATCATGGCTTGTCGCGACCAAGTTAAAGCTGAGGAGGCTGTTCGGGAAATCGTGAAGGAGGCCGGCGGTCAGGATAACGGTGAAGTGTTGATTAAACACCTGGATCTTGCTTCTCTTAAATCGGTGCATACGTTCTGTGAAGAGATCATTAAG GAAGAGCCAAGGATTGACGTGCTGATTAACAATGCTGGAATATACCAGTGTCCTTACACCAAGACAGAAGATGGCTTTGAGATGCAGTTTGGGGTGAATCACCTGGGACACTTTCTTCTCACCCACCtcctgctggaactgctgaagCAGTCTGCCCCAAGCCGTATCGTTGTGGTGTCCTCCAAACTCTACAAATATGGTGAGATAAATTTTGAAGATCTAAACAGCGAGCAGAGCTATGACAAGGCCTTTGCTTATGGGCGCAGCAAGCTAGCCAATCTTCTCTTCACTCATGAGCTTGCACACCGTCTAGCCGATACAGGGGTAACTGTCAATGCCCTCACCCCAGGGATTGTGAGGACAAACCTAGGGAGGCACATCCAAATTCCTCTGTTAGCCAAGCCACTCTTTAACCTGGCCTCAAGGGCCTTTTTCAAGAGTCCTCAGGAAGGAGCGCAAACATCAGTGTACCTGGCCTGCTCCCCTGATGTGGAAGGTGTCCAAGGGAAATGCTTTGCCAACTGTCAGCCACAGGAGCTGTTGCCAAAGGCTACAGATGAGGACATTGCCAAGAAACTGTGGGACATCAGTGAAGTTATGGTCAGAATAACAACATGA